The DNA window AATGAGCAGAATGATAAAGCTAACTGCAAAGATTATAAGTATATGAGTGGAATTCACCTAACCTCCGTTTTGGTATTCGCTATTTGCTATTCGGTACTCGATATTCGCTATTAGTTTATCGGATTTGTCTTTTCTCCTTTGAACCTTATCTTTCTAGGCCCCTTGAATCCCCTTTTCTGCTCATGATTTCATTCCGTCCAGTTGTACCATCAGTTTCGTCTTTGGTCTTGCTCCCTGCTACAAGCTACCTGCTACTTGCTTTTCTTAATCCTTATATCCTTTCTTACGTTTTTTCTTCCTCCAACGGAATATTTCTGAGCGCGGTGATTTCTTCCATCATCCTTTTATTCTCTTTTCTCTGTTCTCTTAGCTCATCCTGAATTCGAAGATAGTAAGTTATCCCCAGAAGGAAGGAGATGAACATCCCGATCACTAAAGACCAGTAAGCGATTATGATCATAGGCACAGCAGAATACTGGTACCCGAAAAGGTTAACCGAGACGTATTCCCCGGAGTTATAAATGGAAAAGCCGATCAAAAGCATAATTATCACTAAGATTAAAAGAATTTTCAAAGCCCACATAGGA is part of the Candidatus Zixiibacteriota bacterium genome and encodes:
- a CDS encoding LapA family protein; this encodes MWALKILLILVIIMLLIGFSIYNSGEYVSVNLFGYQYSAVPMIIIAYWSLVIGMFISFLLGITYYLRIQDELREQRKENKRMMEEITALRNIPLEEEKT